A region from the Coffea eugenioides isolate CCC68of chromosome 9, Ceug_1.0, whole genome shotgun sequence genome encodes:
- the LOC113783691 gene encoding U-box domain-containing protein 21-like: protein MILSWRKKRAARRAAKKQNLEVTSNMELTIPSHFRCPISLELMKDPVTLSTGITYDRDSIEKWIEAGNSICPVTNQVLRSFEPVPNHTLRMMIQDWCVEKRSYGIERIPTPRIPISSYEVSEILSGIQTAKDQQDAERCREMVLKIKELAKDSERNKRCISANGTGGVLAAAFKTFSKVPFEQNVALLEEILSALITISPLDGEAKSYLGSDSSLHCMVWFLKNGNLSGRRNSVLALIEIVSSDQQKIDELLEIGGAIEALVKLIKEPISPSTTKASLLLMYHIVSNPPSSANSKVIARLTEMELVKILLEMLVDCEKSICEKALGVLDEVCSYDEGMEKAYGNALTVPVLVKKLLRISDLATQFSVSILWKLCKNDKSEGGDVLVEALQLGAFQKLLLLLQVGSTDGTKEKTTELMKLMNVYRDRAECTDSLDFKNLKRSY from the coding sequence ATGATATTGTCATGGAGGAAGAAAAGGGCTGCAAGGCGTGCTGCAAAGAAGCAAAATTTGGAGGTAACTTCCAACATGGAGTTAACAATTCCTAGCCATTTCCGTTGTCCAATATCGTTAGAATTGATGAAGGATCCAGTGACCTTATCGACAGGTATAACATACGATCGCGATAGCATTGAGAAGTGGATTGAGGCTGGTAATAGTATCTGTCCTGTCACTAACCAAGTCTTGAGGAGTTTTGAGCCTGTACCTAATCATACGTTAAGGATGATGATACAGGATTGGTGTGTGGAGAAAAGGTCTTATGGGATTGAGAGGATTCCAACTCCGAGAATCCCGATAAGCTCGTACGAGGTTTCAGAGATTCTTTCAGGAATTCAGACTGCAAAGGATCAACAGGATGCAGAAAGGTGCAGAGAAATGGTGCTGAAGATCAAGGAGTTGGCAAAGGACAGTGAGCGAAACAAGCGATGCATTTCGGCTAATGGCACTGGTGGAGTCTTAGCTGCTGCATTCAAGACATTCTCAAAGGTGCCTTTTGAACAAAACGTTGCGCTTTTGGAGGAAATTTTGTCAGCTTTGATAACAATATCACCTCTTGATGGAGAGGCAAAGTCTTATCTTGGATCTGATTCTTCTTTACATTGCATGGTATGGTTTTTGAAAAATGGAAATCTGTCAGGACgaagaaattctgttttggcaTTGATTGAGATTGTTTCATCTGATCAGCAGAAGATCGACGAGCTATTAGAGATTGGGGGAGCTATTGAAGCTTTGGTTAAGCTGATCAAAGAGCCTATTAGTCCTAGTACTACAAAAGCTTCACTATTGCTCATGTACCATATAGTCTCAAATCCACCATCCTCTGCCAATTCTAAAGTCATTGCAAGGCTTACTGAAATGGAATTGGTCAAAATTCTGTTAGAAATGCTGGTGGATTGTGAAAAGAGCATATGTGAGAAGGCATTGGGAGTTTTGGATGAGGTTTGCAGCTACGATGAAGGGATGGAAAAAGCCTATGGCAATGCTTTAACTGTGCCTGTTTTGGTGAAGAAACTATTGCGAATTTCAGATTTGGCTACTCAGTTTTCAGTTTCGATCCTCTGGAAGCTTTGTAAGAATGACAAATCTGAAGGAGGAGATGTTCTTGTTGAAGCACTTCAATTGGGTGCTTTCCAAAAGCTCTTGTTGCTCCTACAAGTTGGTTCTACAGACGGAACAAAAGAGAAGACAACTGAGCTAATGAAGTTGATGAATGTGTATAGGGATAGAGCAGAATGTACAGATTCTTTAGACTTCAAGAATCTGAAGAGGTCTTACTGA